DNA sequence from the Octopus bimaculoides isolate UCB-OBI-ISO-001 chromosome 22, ASM119413v2, whole genome shotgun sequence genome:
CAGGGATATTGCATATCTAGAACTAACTTGGCCGATGTGCCTTCGTTCACAATGTTATAGAGCGTAatttgtgagctggcagaattgttagcaagccgggtgaaatgcttagagttATTTAATCTGTcactacgtactgagttcaaatcctgccaaggttgactttgcttttcatcctctcagggtcaataaattaagtaccagttgcatactggggtcgatttaatcgactgcccccccccacctccctCCCCCAATAAAGAGAGCATTCAATGGTAACCAAACGGCATAATTACTGGCACAATGGTATGAAGAGAGGCAACTTACCAATTGCTAGGCTGTCGATCTGCTGGCGCAACTCCACTTGACTCTCTctgatagaaaatgaaattataaataaataaataaaacaagagaaatgTTATTGGTCAGATTCTAAGGAAAAGACAAATGGTACAGgaaaattaataatcctttctactggaagcacaaggcctcaaatctgggcgaagggattaagtcaattatatcaaccccagtgcataacaggTACTAATTTTATTAACACCTGTTGTATTTGTacacacttaaaaagaaaaataagtactggggttgatttgtttgactaaaccccttcaaggtggtgccccagcatggccacagtccaacgactgaaactagtaaacaataaaaagacgTTTGGCAAGTAGCTTGCAATATTAATAGTTTAATTATACCAATTTCAATTATTTACACTACCACTTATTACCTCCCCCTGATTTTGAAACCTGGCAgagtataattataatttatttgagTGCAACAATTACTTCGAACTATTGTGAATTAGCAGAACGTGGAGCTTATTCATTCTAGTAGTGATTACTCCGAGTTTCGCGTTATTCTTAATGATCATTTAAACGAAAAGACACAAACATTTCATTCTAACGCTTTACTCAACTAGTCAGCACCAATATGATTAATAAGTTGTCTGTACTAACAGTTGTTATCAATGATCTTTGATTAAAcacaccacgtatatatatatatatatatatatatatatatatatatatatatatatatatatatatatatatatatatatatacgtattgttTGCATGTTATGGCGAAATGCAGTGTTTAACACACAGCTGTATGTGTGGAGTTTGATTACGTTTGACTAACGTTAAACCGCAGGAAACATTTAGGTATGAACAAGTAATCGAATTTACAAACACGCACCTCacaatacgttatatatatatatatatacatagtgagtgtgtgtgcataacttGTTCATATATCTAGTACAGAGTTTAATTTACTTTGAAaagtatgcatataatatagCGTTTAGATTTAGATTATGTAGACTACATAACGCAGTATTTATCTGCTATGTagtatataacgtgtgtgtatatatatatatatatgtatatatacacacacacaggattgTGTCTCTAAGGACAACATACAATGTGCACTTCCTTttattatctacacacacaaaacccATGGTGGGGGTGCGATTTCGTTATGCTTAATGGAAACAATATCTAATGACAATAAACTGCAATAATGTAACGTAAACAATTACggagagagaatatataaaagAGGAGAAACGGTTGAAAGAGACATTGTCTTCCGTTTTGTTCTCACCTCACTTCATTCACTCGGCTGTCGATTTCTGTGACAGCTGGCCGCATCAGGTCCACAAGTCCGCTAGCAATCACTGTCCTAGTGTCCAGTTGGTCATCCTGCTGTAGGTTATTCTGCATCATTTCCGAAGACGACGAATAGGACGTAGGCGAGGTGTCTGTCAGGTTCTTACCTCCCATCAGCGAATACGAAGCTTCAGCCATTttggtaatttttgtttttttttcaaagacacagaaagagagagagggagggagcgaATTATCATGTGATCTGATTGGATGAcgttatgttattgttattgcagtTTAAGTGCCCCACCAGGTCTATGACCCACCGATGAAAGACGCTCCATTTGTGACCCTCACGTCTTTATTTCTCCCACCCACAAGCATATTGCACTCTACAGTTGCATTTTTTAAtgcatcaattttttttaaaagacatttcaggaagaatttgactgctatttctagcgggtcgaATAACTGACAATAGACCTTGGTGATGGCTGTAAAGTtgcagtttcttcttcttcttcttcttccacttctccttcttcttcttcttcttcttcttcttcttcttcttcttcttcttcttcttccatttctacTTTTTTTCCTGCTGGCAAGGGTCggacaatttttcttttctatttagacAAGGGGATAAGATACaggatgttcttgttgttgatgctgttgtcacaaagttgttattactgttattatgagttcctgagttcaaatttcgccgaggtcgactttgcctttcatcctttcggggtcgataaattaagtaccagttgcatactgggtcaatctaatcgactgcccacctCCCGCTccccaaaaattattattattattat
Encoded proteins:
- the LOC106870326 gene encoding SNARE-associated protein Snapin — its product is MAEASYSLMGGKNLTDTSPTSYSSSSEMMQNNLQQDDQLDTRTVIASGLVDLMRPAVTEIDSRVNEVRESQVELRQQIDSLAIDLKKISDSQQVPVDLEPYVKKLSNARRRVMLVNNILQNVQERLNKLHNNVSKETARRKALLDPPSPGKPK